The following coding sequences are from one Brienomyrus brachyistius isolate T26 chromosome 15, BBRACH_0.4, whole genome shotgun sequence window:
- the LOC125708976 gene encoding transcription factor 21 isoform X1, translating to MSTGSLSDVEDLQELPVQRLDLQYGRSKRDGAKGQLFSSEDEISTGERFKSGKKRGARVGTEDTRLENGDGRQSQRNAANARERARMRVLSRAFRRLKTSLPWVPADTKLSKLDTLRLASSYISHLRQLLRGEAYDGGLGQPGSLNLHLALIRRGRSWSLVDRRTRRTALHPPDYAEPQRRPPHAPPSSPTCANCFEVKGWILYVRDLISALHLKTWD from the exons ATGTCCACAGGATCCCTCAGCGACGTTGAAGACCTCCAGGAGCTGCCTGTTCAGAGGCTGGATCTCCAGTACGGGAGGTCTAAACGGGACGGGGCGAAAGGGCAGCTGTTCAGCTCCGAGGATGAGATCAGCACCGGCGAACGATTCAAGAGCGGCAAGAAGAGAGGGGCCAGGGTGGGAACGGAGGACACCCGACTGGAGAACGGCGACGGCAGGCAGTCACAGCGGAACGCCGCCAACGCCCGGGAGAGGGCGCGCATGCGGGTGCTGAGCCGGGCGTTCAGGCGCCTGAAGACCAGCCTGCCTTGGGTGCCGGCGGACACCAAGCTCTCCAAGCTGGACACGCTGCGGCTCGCCTCCAGCTACATCTCGCACCTGCGGCAGCTGCTGCGGGGGGAAGCTTACGACGGCGGCTTAGGGCAGCCCGGCAGCCTG AACCTTCACCTTGCTCTCATTAGACGTGGCCGTTCATGGTCCCTGGTCGACCGGAGGACACGAAGGACAGCTCTCCATCCTCCAGACTATGCGGAGCCACAGCGTAGACCTCCACATGCTCCTCCATCATCACCTACCTGTGCGAACTGCTTCGAGGTTAAAGGGTGGATACTGTATGTGAGGGACCTGATTTCAGCTCTTCATCTGAAGACATGGGACTGA
- the LOC125708976 gene encoding transcription factor 21 isoform X2, translating to MSTGSLSDVEDLQELPVQRLDLQYGRSKRDGAKGQLFSSEDEISTGERFKSGKKRGARVGTEDTRLENGDGRQSQRNAANARERARMRVLSRAFRRLKTSLPWVPADTKLSKLDTLRLASSYISHLRQLLRGEAYDGGLGQPGSLTWPFMVPGRPEDTKDSSPSSRLCGATA from the exons ATGTCCACAGGATCCCTCAGCGACGTTGAAGACCTCCAGGAGCTGCCTGTTCAGAGGCTGGATCTCCAGTACGGGAGGTCTAAACGGGACGGGGCGAAAGGGCAGCTGTTCAGCTCCGAGGATGAGATCAGCACCGGCGAACGATTCAAGAGCGGCAAGAAGAGAGGGGCCAGGGTGGGAACGGAGGACACCCGACTGGAGAACGGCGACGGCAGGCAGTCACAGCGGAACGCCGCCAACGCCCGGGAGAGGGCGCGCATGCGGGTGCTGAGCCGGGCGTTCAGGCGCCTGAAGACCAGCCTGCCTTGGGTGCCGGCGGACACCAAGCTCTCCAAGCTGGACACGCTGCGGCTCGCCTCCAGCTACATCTCGCACCTGCGGCAGCTGCTGCGGGGGGAAGCTTACGACGGCGGCTTAGGGCAGCCCGGCAGCCTG ACGTGGCCGTTCATGGTCCCTGGTCGACCGGAGGACACGAAGGACAGCTCTCCATCCTCCAGACTATGCGGAGCCACAGCGTAG
- the LOC125708976 gene encoding transcription factor 21 isoform X3, producing MSTGSLSDVEDLQELPVQRLDLQYGRSKRDGAKGQLFSSEDEISTGERFKSGKKRGARVGTEDTRLENGDGRQSQRNAANARERARMRVLSRAFRRLKTSLPWVPADTKLSKLDTLRLASSYISHLRQLLRGEAYDGGLGQPGSLVRRSPRFILYSLHLFH from the coding sequence ATGTCCACAGGATCCCTCAGCGACGTTGAAGACCTCCAGGAGCTGCCTGTTCAGAGGCTGGATCTCCAGTACGGGAGGTCTAAACGGGACGGGGCGAAAGGGCAGCTGTTCAGCTCCGAGGATGAGATCAGCACCGGCGAACGATTCAAGAGCGGCAAGAAGAGAGGGGCCAGGGTGGGAACGGAGGACACCCGACTGGAGAACGGCGACGGCAGGCAGTCACAGCGGAACGCCGCCAACGCCCGGGAGAGGGCGCGCATGCGGGTGCTGAGCCGGGCGTTCAGGCGCCTGAAGACCAGCCTGCCTTGGGTGCCGGCGGACACCAAGCTCTCCAAGCTGGACACGCTGCGGCTCGCCTCCAGCTACATCTCGCACCTGCGGCAGCTGCTGCGGGGGGAAGCTTACGACGGCGGCTTAGGGCAGCCCGGCAGCCTGGTACGCCGCTCTCCCCGATTCATTTTATATTCACttcatttatttcattaa